In a single window of the Danio aesculapii chromosome 20, fDanAes4.1, whole genome shotgun sequence genome:
- the hey2 gene encoding hairy/enhancer-of-split related with YRPW motif protein 2, which yields MKRPCEDSTSDSDMDETIDVGSENNYSGQSNGSFIRCGSPTTTSQVMARKKRRGIIEKRRRDRINNSLSELRRLVPTAFEKQGSAKLEKAEILQMTVDHLKMLQATGGKGYFDAHSLAMDFMSIGFRECLTEVARYLSSVEGLDSSDPLRVRLVSHLSSCASQREAAAMTTSIAHHQQALHPHHWAAALHPIPAAFLQQSGLPSSESSSGRLSEAPQRGAALFSHSDSALRAPSTGSVAPCIPPLSTSLLSLSATVHAAAAAAAAQTFPLSFPAGFPLFSPSVTASSVASSTVSSSVSTSTTSQQSSGSSSKPYRPWGTEVGAF from the exons ATGAAGCGGCCCTGTGAGGACAGCACGTCCGACAGCGACATGGATGAAACCATTGATGTGGGCAGCGAGAATAACTACTCTGG CCAAAGCAATGGTTCATTTATAAGATGTGGTTCACCCACCACAACATCCCAAGTCATGGCCAGAAAGAAGCGGAGAGGG ATCATTGAAAAAAGAAGGAGGGACCGGATAAATAATAGCTTATCAGAGTTGCGTCGCCTGGTGCCAACAGCATTTGAAAAACAG GGCTCTGCCAAGTTGGAGAAAGCGGAAATATTGCAGATGACAGTGGATCATCTGAAGATGCTTCAGGCCACAGGAGGAAAAG gaTATTTCGACGCTCATTCTCTGGCCATGGACTTCATGAGCATCGGTTTCCGGGAGTGTCTGACTGAAGTGGCCAGGTATTTGAGCTCTGTGGAAGGCCTGGACTCCAGCGACCCTCTCCGCGTCCGTCTGGTTTCTCACCTCAGCAGCTGTGCCTCGCAGAGGGAAGCAGCCGCCATGACCACATCCATAGCCCATCACCAGCAGGCCCTTCACCCACACCATTGGGCCGCCGCTTTGCATCCCATACCTGCTGCGTTCCTACAGCAGAGCGGACTTCCCTCCTCAGAGAGCTCGTCCGGCAGGCTGTCTGAGGCTCCTCAAAGAGGCGCAGCCCTTTTCTCCCATAGTGACTCGGCACTCAGAGCGCCCTCTACTGGAAGTGTGGCTCCTTGCATACCACCGCTGTCCACTTCGCTGCTTTCGTTATCAGCGACCGTTCATGCAGCAGCCGCTGCAGCTGCAGCTCAAACCTTCCCTCTATCATTTCCCGCTGGATTCCCACTCTTCAGCCCCAGCGTTACAGCATCTTCAGTGGCTTCTTCCACCGTGAGCTCTTCCGTTTCCACATCCACCACATCCCAACAGAGCAGCGGGAGCAGCAGTAAACCATACCGACCGTGGGGAACTGAAGTGGGAGCGTTTTAA